In Opitutus sp. ER46, a single genomic region encodes these proteins:
- a CDS encoding TonB-dependent receptor plug domain-containing protein — protein MKLPQRITPSLLTAALALFASRPVAIAAEAAPADANLAAEEPVVLSPFTVDASKDRGYLATNATSGTRLNTPIKDLPMPISVITEQFIRDTGSTNLRQGLRYVSGIQLTSQNDQGTPGGAYQGAGGVNNAEGATANPTQTSYKIRGYVTDAVLRDGFRRQNSTDAINIERVEVVFGPSALLYGFGQYGGIVNYHPKTPAAKRSAELGLAYGSYDFMRGTLDVTGPIAPRVGLNYRLTGAYEDTNSYTDFNSQQHYFISPAITLRPWKQTQIDIDLEDGKMWQDGIGFQRVRAMANVGVNSDQNEHADFFTVPGTDPYRFRWSGPDTFQDTQASNFRAQITQTLVPNLTLLVGYNRSKADFQRRDVIGNLNQNVGPVALRARVFFNTLSTSLGDSNQNAVNGYVDNVALQYTWTVSDSSTLLDQVRAELNYKLTLFDRGNKWLKITNSVLLGHSEDSNHNDSVTGGTQDNLFNYKSPVDASYIRFGKQGDGTADVPIIARKNGSFSRGWDQASYLVYQGQVLDDRLTVVAGIRNDRTDNFTRTENYLAGTSTSTRSKKVSEYTRQYGASLQLTRQISIYALKAGGLQPNFSGHLDVDGNPVGPVIAKSREYGLKFDLFDGKISGSVSKYKIRRTGSEMFFWWAPTSNYKNFNPAKDIVYNVSNFSPTSVPGGSNGGNGAADAALPQWNAGVAAGAIYQKSVGGATNWYVNASKATGAAYMDAVFDYTKSHGMSWPGWLYNYDAETNNSWNDRASGPQGNEYLVGSDSAKGWSAELVFTLTKDFQIIANYANTKRVIDQAGKFAKSPNPQDRWAVWYFPNTDWGLTGKPLSTVYTDPNDTSTWTGIGYGSGERQDDTPDHSVSMWAHYQFPKGRLFGLSVGVGGTWESPREYQSGITHGGGQRITDKNGGIIVLETPERYNVDLMVRYAFKMHTHDAAVQLNIFNLLDDRKLYGLMYSAPRSARLEFSYKF, from the coding sequence ATGAAGCTTCCCCAACGGATCACTCCGTCCCTGCTGACTGCCGCGCTGGCGTTGTTCGCCTCGCGACCTGTTGCCATCGCGGCCGAGGCCGCGCCGGCCGACGCCAATCTCGCCGCCGAAGAGCCCGTCGTGCTGAGCCCGTTCACCGTCGATGCCTCGAAGGATCGCGGTTACCTGGCGACGAATGCGACCTCCGGCACGCGCCTCAACACGCCGATCAAGGATCTGCCGATGCCGATCTCGGTGATCACCGAGCAGTTCATCCGCGACACCGGCTCCACCAACCTGCGCCAGGGCCTGCGCTATGTGTCCGGCATCCAGCTCACCTCCCAGAACGACCAGGGCACGCCGGGCGGCGCCTACCAGGGCGCGGGCGGCGTCAACAACGCCGAGGGCGCAACGGCCAATCCCACCCAGACTTCGTACAAGATTCGTGGCTACGTGACCGATGCGGTGCTGCGCGACGGCTTCCGTCGCCAGAACTCGACCGACGCCATCAACATCGAGCGCGTCGAGGTGGTGTTCGGCCCGTCGGCACTGTTGTACGGCTTCGGCCAGTACGGCGGCATCGTGAACTACCACCCGAAGACGCCGGCCGCGAAGCGCTCCGCCGAACTCGGCCTCGCCTACGGCAGCTATGATTTCATGCGAGGCACGCTCGATGTCACCGGGCCGATCGCACCGCGCGTCGGTCTGAACTACCGGCTGACCGGGGCATACGAGGACACCAATTCCTACACCGACTTCAATTCCCAGCAGCACTACTTCATCTCCCCGGCCATCACGCTGCGGCCGTGGAAGCAGACCCAGATCGATATCGATCTCGAGGACGGCAAGATGTGGCAGGACGGCATCGGTTTCCAGCGGGTGCGCGCGATGGCCAACGTGGGCGTCAACAGCGACCAGAACGAGCACGCGGACTTCTTCACCGTGCCCGGCACCGATCCGTACCGGTTCCGCTGGAGCGGTCCCGACACCTTCCAGGACACCCAGGCGTCCAACTTCCGCGCGCAGATCACGCAGACCCTCGTGCCGAACCTCACCCTGCTCGTGGGCTACAACCGTTCGAAGGCCGACTTCCAGCGCCGCGACGTCATCGGCAATCTCAACCAGAACGTCGGCCCGGTGGCGCTGCGGGCCCGCGTGTTCTTCAACACCCTCAGCACGAGTCTCGGTGACTCGAACCAGAACGCCGTCAACGGCTACGTCGACAACGTCGCGCTCCAGTACACCTGGACGGTGTCGGACTCGAGCACGCTGCTCGACCAGGTCCGCGCCGAGTTGAACTACAAGCTCACGCTGTTCGACCGCGGCAACAAGTGGCTGAAGATCACCAACTCGGTGCTGCTCGGCCACTCGGAGGACAGCAACCACAACGACTCCGTCACCGGCGGCACGCAGGACAATCTCTTCAACTACAAGAGCCCGGTCGACGCCTCCTACATCCGTTTCGGCAAACAGGGTGACGGCACGGCCGACGTGCCGATCATCGCGCGCAAGAATGGCAGCTTCTCCCGCGGCTGGGACCAGGCCAGCTATCTCGTGTACCAGGGCCAGGTGCTCGACGATCGCCTCACGGTCGTTGCCGGTATCCGCAATGATCGGACGGACAATTTCACGCGCACCGAGAACTACCTTGCCGGGACGAGCACGTCGACCCGCAGCAAGAAGGTGAGCGAGTACACGCGCCAGTACGGCGCGAGCCTGCAGCTGACCCGCCAGATCTCCATTTACGCCCTCAAGGCCGGCGGCCTGCAGCCGAACTTCAGCGGCCACCTCGACGTGGACGGCAACCCCGTCGGCCCCGTGATCGCCAAGAGCCGCGAGTACGGCCTCAAGTTCGACCTGTTCGACGGCAAAATCTCGGGCTCGGTGAGCAAGTACAAGATCCGCCGCACCGGCTCGGAAATGTTCTTCTGGTGGGCGCCGACCTCGAACTACAAGAACTTCAACCCCGCCAAAGACATCGTTTACAACGTCAGCAACTTCTCGCCGACGTCCGTGCCGGGCGGCAGCAACGGCGGCAACGGCGCGGCTGATGCCGCGCTCCCCCAGTGGAACGCCGGTGTGGCCGCGGGCGCGATCTACCAGAAGTCCGTCGGCGGCGCCACCAACTGGTACGTCAATGCCTCCAAGGCGACGGGGGCTGCGTACATGGACGCGGTCTTCGATTACACGAAGTCGCATGGCATGAGCTGGCCGGGCTGGCTCTACAACTACGACGCGGAGACGAACAACTCCTGGAACGACCGCGCGTCGGGCCCGCAGGGCAACGAGTACCTCGTTGGCTCCGACTCCGCCAAAGGCTGGAGCGCCGAGCTCGTGTTCACGCTGACGAAGGACTTCCAGATCATCGCCAACTACGCCAACACGAAGCGCGTGATCGACCAGGCCGGCAAGTTCGCCAAGTCGCCCAATCCGCAGGATCGCTGGGCGGTGTGGTATTTCCCGAACACCGACTGGGGCCTGACCGGCAAGCCGCTGTCCACGGTGTACACCGATCCCAACGACACTTCGACTTGGACGGGCATCGGCTACGGCAGTGGTGAACGGCAGGACGACACCCCCGATCACTCGGTCTCGATGTGGGCGCACTACCAGTTCCCGAAGGGCCGGCTGTTCGGTCTCTCCGTTGGCGTCGGTGGCACGTGGGAGTCGCCGCGTGAATACCAGTCCGGCATCACGCATGGCGGTGGTCAGCGCATCACCGACAAAAACGGCGGCATCATCGTCCTGGAGACCCCGGAGCGCTACAACGTCGACCTCATGGTGCGGTACGCGTTCAAGATGCACACGCACGATGCGGCGGTGCAGTTGAACATCTTCAACCTGCTCGATGACCGGAAGCTCTACGGCCTGATGTATTCGGCGCCCCGGTCGGCCCGCCTCGAGTTCAGCTACAAGTTCTAG